Proteins encoded in a region of the Bacillaceae bacterium S4-13-56 genome:
- a CDS encoding Na+/H+ antiporter subunit D gives MINLAVLPIVIPLLAGIIVAFFTKRLPLARGFTQVVMLFNTLLVMYIGWQVYTNGSIVLETGGWEAPYGIILVADPLAISLIITTNIIALALAFYAPHVLSKEQEQFYFYFFFFLLITGVSGAFLTGDLFNLFVFFEVLLMASYGLIVLGNGKAQLRESLKYVLLNLFSSILFVTTVAFLYSILGTVNMAQMAERVAEVEQQGVLTGAGILLFFVFATKAAIFPLYYWLPRSYSVPNPVVSAMFGALLTKVGVYSILRVFTLIFNHKPEITHELFIWLAAFTMIFGAIGAISTSNIKLIVAYNIIPAVGYMLMGIGLFTTVSIAGTIYYLIHDMIIKAALFLLVGALAALAGTSDLRKIRGMIHHYPWLGWLFFIGTLSLAGIPPFSGFIGKLLLIQGAVEKEEFGLVVISLLTSLLILYSMIRIFIQGFWGEKDENFERQPKVAKRLILPAAFLLLFSILLGVGAEWFYPTVENISTYLLDPNQYINTVLKE, from the coding sequence ATGATTAATTTAGCCGTACTACCTATTGTCATACCGTTATTAGCTGGAATTATCGTTGCCTTTTTTACAAAACGGTTACCCTTGGCAAGAGGATTTACTCAAGTAGTCATGCTTTTCAATACTCTTTTGGTTATGTATATAGGCTGGCAAGTATATACAAATGGTTCAATCGTATTAGAAACAGGGGGATGGGAAGCTCCTTATGGAATTATTCTTGTCGCTGACCCCCTTGCCATTTCTTTAATTATTACTACAAATATAATTGCATTAGCTTTAGCCTTTTACGCTCCTCATGTTCTAAGTAAAGAACAAGAACAATTTTATTTTTACTTCTTTTTCTTTTTATTAATTACAGGTGTTTCTGGGGCATTCCTTACAGGAGACCTTTTTAACCTCTTTGTTTTCTTTGAAGTTTTACTAATGGCTTCTTATGGATTAATTGTTTTGGGAAATGGAAAAGCCCAATTAAGAGAATCCTTAAAATACGTTTTACTTAATCTTTTTTCTTCCATTCTTTTTGTTACAACCGTGGCCTTTCTTTATTCTATTTTAGGTACGGTTAACATGGCCCAAATGGCAGAAAGAGTAGCTGAAGTGGAACAGCAAGGTGTTTTAACTGGGGCTGGTATTTTACTATTTTTTGTTTTTGCAACAAAGGCTGCTATTTTCCCTTTGTACTATTGGCTTCCTAGATCTTATAGTGTACCAAATCCTGTTGTTTCGGCTATGTTTGGTGCCCTATTAACTAAAGTAGGTGTATACTCAATCCTACGTGTCTTCACCCTGATCTTTAATCATAAACCAGAAATTACACATGAATTGTTTATTTGGTTAGCTGCTTTCACTATGATTTTTGGTGCAATTGGTGCTATTTCTACTTCTAATATTAAATTAATTGTCGCTTACAATATCATACCAGCTGTTGGGTATATGTTGATGGGAATCGGACTATTTACAACGGTTTCTATAGCAGGGACCATTTATTATTTGATTCATGATATGATTATTAAAGCAGCTTTATTTTTATTAGTTGGAGCTTTAGCTGCATTAGCTGGAACAAGTGACCTAAGAAAGATCAGAGGAATGATTCATCATTATCCTTGGCTTGGTTGGCTTTTCTTTATAGGTACTTTATCCTTGGCTGGGATACCTCCATTTAGTGGTTTCATAGGTAAATTACTGTTGATACAAGGTGCGGTAGAAAAAGAGGAATTTGGATTAGTGGTTATTTCCCTTTTAACAAGTCTTCTTATTTTGTACTCCATGATTCGAATATTCATTCAGGGATTCTGGGGTGAAAAAGACGAAAACTTTGAAAGACAACCGAAAGTTGCAAAAAGATTAATCTTACCTGCTGCTTTCTTGTTATTGTTTTCTATCCTACTAGGTGTAGGAGCAGAGTGGTTTTATCCAACCGTAGAAAATATTTCTACTTACCTACTAGATCCTAATCAGTATATCAATACAGTGCTAAAGGAGTAA
- a CDS encoding Na(+)/H(+) antiporter subunit C produces the protein MEIIMIITASILFSTGIYNLLQKQLLRIIIGTVLLSNGAHLFILTMGRLKTGAPPILEEGIDLYTDPLPQALILTSIVISFGVTSFLLVLAYRASKLNGTDNMEKLRGTDYD, from the coding sequence GTGGAGATTATCATGATTATTACAGCATCCATACTGTTTTCCACTGGGATATACAATCTATTACAAAAACAGCTTCTTCGTATCATAATTGGTACTGTGCTTTTATCCAATGGAGCCCATTTATTTATTTTAACAATGGGAAGACTAAAAACAGGTGCTCCTCCCATATTAGAAGAAGGAATCGACTTATATACCGACCCATTACCACAGGCCTTAATCCTTACTTCCATTGTTATTAGCTTTGGAGTAACCAGTTTTCTGCTTGTTTTGGCATACCGAGCCTCGAAGCTTAATGGGACAGATAATATGGAAAAGTTGAGGGGAACAGATTATGATTAA
- a CDS encoding Na+/H+ antiporter subunit A gives MIFFVLLPIMFAFLVPIISKWKHKIHTGWLVLVIPIIIFTYFIRFVGSDFVPISQSFPWIPSLHINFDMYIDGLSLLFVLLISGIGSLVVLYSIYYLNKDEQLKQFYIYLLLFMAAMLGIALSDNVYVLYTFWELTSLSSFLLIGYWHNRERSRYGALKSMLITVLGGLSLLGAFITLSVITGTTSIRVMIENSDKVLTSPFLGIILVFLFLGAFTKSAQFPFHIWLPDAMEAPTPVSAYLHSATMVKAGIYLIARFSPLFAASEWYFMVVSTVGLITLCWGSYMAVRQTDLKAILAFSTISQLGMIMAMLGYGTEAALFAAVFHILNHATFKGSLFMVAGIVDHETGTRDIRKLGGLMALMPITGVLALFGTFSMAGFPLPFLNGFYSKELFFESSLHIGHFENSYAALLANVTPIIAVLGSIFTFVYSMYLFFGTFRGKLKVDELPQKPHEAPIGMLISPILLVFGVIIIGLFPNLFNKGILSHAASAILGGGHVEEKIYFWHGWDSPAFQMSLLVVGLGTLLFLTRKKWRTIYRILPGNVSFNQVYDGTIKRSETYSAAITNSYMTGSLGLYIRLILSTIFFITGGVLLYTNGINLNVSEMGAITAPEILVALVMIIASFGTIFARNRIAAILILGVVGYGISLLFVFFRAPDLALTQLIIETVTVALFLLSFHHLPQLEKTTERPIVKSANIFISVAFGLLMGIIGLSAHNSKWFKPISEYFIETSHELGGGDNVVNVILVDMRGLDTLFEISVLGLAALGIYGLLKLGRKREAE, from the coding sequence ATCATTTTTTTCGTACTGTTACCTATAATGTTTGCATTTCTTGTGCCCATCATAAGTAAATGGAAGCATAAAATCCATACAGGCTGGTTGGTTTTAGTCATACCAATCATTATTTTTACTTATTTTATTAGATTTGTTGGAAGTGATTTTGTTCCTATTTCACAATCCTTTCCATGGATCCCCTCGTTACATATAAATTTTGATATGTATATTGACGGTTTGAGTTTACTTTTTGTTTTGCTGATAAGCGGAATTGGATCACTAGTTGTTCTTTATTCCATCTATTATTTAAACAAGGATGAACAATTAAAACAATTCTATATCTATTTACTATTATTTATGGCAGCTATGTTAGGCATAGCACTCTCTGACAATGTGTATGTTCTCTATACATTTTGGGAGCTAACTTCTTTGTCTTCCTTTTTACTTATTGGATACTGGCACAATCGTGAACGATCTAGATACGGTGCCTTAAAGTCAATGTTGATTACAGTTTTGGGAGGTCTAAGTCTACTTGGTGCTTTCATTACCCTCTCCGTAATCACTGGAACAACCAGTATCAGAGTTATGATTGAAAATAGTGATAAAGTTCTAACTAGTCCATTCTTAGGAATCATACTTGTATTCCTATTTCTAGGCGCATTTACTAAATCTGCTCAATTTCCTTTTCACATCTGGCTACCAGATGCAATGGAAGCACCTACACCTGTTAGTGCTTATCTTCACTCAGCAACAATGGTTAAAGCAGGAATATACCTAATTGCACGCTTTTCTCCTCTTTTTGCTGCAAGTGAGTGGTACTTTATGGTCGTTTCAACTGTAGGATTAATTACCCTATGCTGGGGATCCTATATGGCTGTTCGGCAAACCGATTTAAAGGCTATTTTGGCATTTTCGACTATAAGTCAATTAGGTATGATTATGGCCATGCTTGGATATGGCACGGAGGCTGCCTTGTTTGCGGCAGTATTTCATATATTGAATCACGCCACATTTAAAGGTAGTTTGTTCATGGTAGCTGGTATTGTAGATCACGAGACTGGCACAAGGGATATACGAAAACTCGGTGGCTTAATGGCTCTTATGCCTATTACCGGCGTACTTGCGTTATTTGGCACCTTTTCTATGGCGGGTTTTCCGTTACCATTTTTAAACGGTTTCTACAGTAAAGAGCTATTTTTTGAATCTAGTTTGCACATAGGTCATTTTGAAAATTCCTACGCAGCCTTATTGGCCAATGTAACGCCAATCATAGCTGTTTTAGGGAGCATCTTCACTTTTGTTTATTCTATGTATTTATTCTTTGGAACATTTAGAGGAAAATTAAAAGTAGATGAGTTGCCACAGAAGCCACATGAAGCACCAATTGGTATGCTTATCTCACCTATTCTTTTGGTTTTTGGAGTTATTATTATTGGGCTCTTTCCAAATCTATTTAATAAAGGGATTCTCTCTCATGCAGCAAGTGCAATTCTAGGGGGAGGACATGTAGAAGAAAAGATCTATTTTTGGCATGGGTGGGACTCCCCTGCTTTTCAAATGTCTCTCCTAGTCGTTGGCTTGGGAACCCTTTTATTTCTCACTAGAAAAAAATGGAGAACAATCTACAGAATTTTACCTGGAAATGTAAGTTTTAACCAAGTTTATGATGGGACAATTAAGCGAAGTGAAACTTATTCTGCAGCTATTACTAATAGCTATATGACGGGATCATTAGGTTTATATATTCGCCTCATCCTATCTACCATTTTCTTTATTACAGGTGGAGTCCTTTTGTACACAAATGGGATTAATCTTAATGTTAGTGAAATGGGTGCCATAACTGCGCCAGAAATTCTTGTAGCCCTAGTGATGATTATCGCTTCCTTTGGTACTATCTTTGCAAGAAACAGAATAGCTGCCATTCTTATTTTAGGAGTCGTAGGATATGGTATTTCCCTATTATTTGTTTTCTTTAGAGCACCAGATCTTGCTCTAACACAGCTAATTATAGAGACTGTAACTGTTGCGCTGTTTTTACTCAGTTTTCATCACCTGCCACAGCTTGAAAAAACAACAGAGAGGCCTATAGTAAAATCAGCAAACATTTTTATTTCTGTAGCTTTTGGTCTCCTTATGGGTATCATTGGACTATCTGCTCATAACAGCAAATGGTTTAAGCCCATTTCTGAATACTTTATAGAAACTTCTCATGAGCTAGGTGGAGGAGACAATGTAGTAAACGTTATTCTAGTTGATATGCGTGGACTAGATACGTTGTTCGAGATTTCTGTTCTAGGTCTTGCGGCGCTTGGTATTTATGGACTTTTAAAACTAGGACGTAAAAGGGAGGCTGAATAA
- a CDS encoding sporulation histidine kinase inhibitor Sda produces the protein MEHLSDELLIESYYKALELKLSVEFIKLIEQEIHKRSLSQKVKKSV, from the coding sequence ATGGAACATTTATCTGATGAGTTATTAATTGAATCCTACTATAAGGCTTTAGAACTAAAACTTAGTGTTGAGTTTATTAAACTAATTGAACAAGAAATACATAAACGATCTTTATCACAAAAAGTAAAGAAATCTGTTTAA
- a CDS encoding YqeG family HAD IIIA-type phosphatase, giving the protein MMKRFLPSKYVKSIFEIHPDQLIQEGIKGIITDLDNTLVSWDRKDATPEVIQWFRVMEEKNIKVTIMSNNNEKRVKKFSEPLNTPFIYSARKPMSKSFIRAQRDMDLLKEEIVVIGDQLLTDVLGGNSAGFKTILVVPIEQTDEWMTRVNRKIERRILQWMKNRGMLTWEE; this is encoded by the coding sequence TTGATGAAAAGGTTTTTGCCTTCAAAGTATGTTAAATCGATCTTTGAAATTCATCCGGATCAGTTGATTCAGGAAGGAATTAAGGGGATTATAACGGACTTAGATAACACATTGGTCTCCTGGGACCGCAAAGATGCTACCCCTGAAGTGATTCAATGGTTCAGGGTCATGGAAGAGAAAAATATAAAAGTAACAATAATGTCAAATAATAATGAAAAAAGAGTGAAAAAGTTTTCTGAACCCCTTAATACGCCGTTCATTTATAGTGCGAGAAAACCAATGAGTAAATCTTTCATACGAGCACAAAGAGATATGGATTTATTAAAAGAAGAAATTGTAGTTATTGGTGATCAACTGTTAACAGATGTATTGGGTGGGAATAGTGCCGGATTTAAGACGATTCTCGTTGTCCCCATTGAACAAACCGATGAATGGATGACAAGAGTGAATCGAAAAATTGAAAGAAGAATTTTACAGTGGATGAAAAATAGAGGGATGCTCACTTGGGAGGAATAG
- the yqeH gene encoding ribosome biogenesis GTPase YqeH, with protein sequence MKPICQGCGAVIQTEDESKIGYAPRSALDREVIICKRCFRLKHYNEVQDVDLEDEDFIKMVMQIKNKNSLVVNIVDIFDFDGSFIPNLPKLTGKQPIILIGNKVDLLPKSVNPNKVIQWLRTSCKSYGLQIEKVFLVSATNGMGMKEAARGINSVRDGKDVYVVGSTNVGKSTFINHLIHDFSGEKEAITTSYFPGTTLGFIEIPLEDHGSLFDTPGVINRSQMAHYVSNNDLKVITPRKEIKPVVYQLNEGQTLFFAGLGRLDYESGGRHSFVCHFSNELYIHRTKLEQADSLYSEHIGELLSPPDKETKEILPPLIGYEFYIENDKTDIVYSGLGWVTVPEGGVKIRAYAPKGVAISTRPSLI encoded by the coding sequence ATGAAGCCTATTTGTCAGGGCTGTGGAGCTGTAATCCAAACAGAGGATGAGTCGAAAATTGGATATGCACCACGGTCTGCATTAGATAGAGAAGTCATTATTTGTAAAAGATGTTTTCGCTTAAAGCACTACAATGAAGTGCAAGATGTTGATTTAGAAGATGAAGACTTTATAAAAATGGTAATGCAAATCAAAAATAAAAATTCATTAGTCGTGAATATTGTTGATATATTCGATTTCGATGGAAGTTTTATCCCTAATCTTCCCAAATTAACAGGGAAACAACCGATTATTTTAATTGGAAATAAAGTCGATTTATTGCCCAAGTCTGTTAATCCTAATAAAGTGATACAGTGGCTTCGGACTTCATGCAAAAGTTATGGTTTGCAAATAGAGAAGGTTTTCTTAGTATCAGCAACAAACGGAATGGGAATGAAAGAGGCCGCAAGAGGGATTAACTCTGTGCGGGACGGAAAGGATGTATATGTAGTCGGGAGCACCAACGTTGGAAAATCAACCTTCATTAATCATTTAATTCATGACTTTTCAGGAGAGAAAGAAGCAATAACGACTTCTTATTTTCCGGGAACTACCTTAGGGTTTATTGAGATTCCGTTGGAAGACCATGGATCATTATTTGACACTCCAGGAGTGATTAACCGCTCTCAAATGGCTCATTATGTTTCGAATAATGATTTAAAGGTTATTACACCACGAAAAGAAATAAAGCCGGTAGTCTACCAGCTTAATGAGGGACAAACATTATTTTTTGCAGGACTAGGTAGATTAGATTATGAGAGTGGGGGCCGACATTCTTTTGTCTGCCATTTTTCAAATGAGTTATATATTCACCGGACTAAGCTAGAGCAGGCAGATTCCCTATATAGCGAGCATATAGGAGAATTGTTATCCCCTCCAGATAAGGAAACGAAGGAGATCCTACCACCTTTAATCGGTTATGAGTTTTATATAGAGAATGATAAAACTGATATTGTATATTCTGGACTCGGTTGGGTTACGGTGCCGGAAGGCGGAGTCAAAATACGGGCGTATGCCCCTAAAGGGGTTGCGATTTCAACACGACCATCCTTGATTTAA
- the aroE gene encoding shikimate dehydrogenase — protein MSLFLGLVGNPVHHSRSPWIHHYFLKQMSLDGGYHLFELKENEFEEGIRAMKLLGIHGFNVTVPYKEKILPFLDELTPIAARVGAVNTVVHQNGKWIGHNTDGEGFLASLRQSYKQVNNESKILLLGAGGASRGIYGALTHHLFSKVDIANRSVPKMESLKEMKKDTTDTQILSLKEAEEKVGEYDVIIQTTSVGMGKGSKDQIISLHNVSSKTIVCDIVYQPIETAFLKEAKRLNAQVLTGHGMLIYQAALAFEQWTGKNVDATPLVKELELILIGEQKC, from the coding sequence ATGTCATTATTTCTAGGATTAGTGGGGAATCCTGTTCATCATTCAAGAAGTCCATGGATTCATCATTATTTTTTAAAACAAATGTCTTTGGATGGCGGATATCATTTATTTGAGTTAAAAGAGAATGAGTTTGAAGAAGGAATTCGTGCTATGAAGCTTTTGGGTATTCATGGATTCAATGTAACAGTCCCTTATAAAGAGAAAATTCTTCCTTTTTTAGATGAATTAACCCCTATTGCTGCACGAGTAGGTGCAGTAAACACGGTGGTTCACCAGAATGGGAAATGGATTGGGCATAATACGGATGGAGAAGGATTTCTTGCATCTCTTCGGCAAAGCTATAAACAAGTAAACAACGAGAGTAAGATATTACTCTTAGGTGCGGGGGGAGCATCTCGAGGGATCTATGGTGCACTTACCCATCATCTTTTTTCAAAGGTTGATATTGCGAATCGTTCGGTTCCCAAAATGGAATCACTGAAAGAAATGAAGAAGGATACTACAGATACTCAAATTCTTTCTTTGAAAGAGGCAGAAGAGAAGGTTGGAGAATATGATGTGATTATACAGACAACTTCAGTAGGAATGGGGAAAGGGTCGAAGGATCAGATAATATCGCTACACAACGTATCTTCCAAAACCATTGTTTGTGATATCGTGTATCAACCTATTGAAACTGCTTTCCTAAAAGAAGCAAAGCGTCTAAATGCGCAAGTTCTAACAGGGCATGGTATGCTTATCTATCAAGCAGCATTAGCTTTTGAACAATGGACGGGTAAGAATGTGGATGCCACTCCACTTGTAAAGGAATTGGAATTAATCTTAATAGGTGAACAAAAATGCTAA
- the yhbY gene encoding ribosome assembly RNA-binding protein YhbY, with the protein MLTGKQKRFLRSKAHHLDPIFQIGKSGINENMVKQVKEALERRELIKVSILQNNGEDKRVVAEELAQETDAELVQLIGLTIVLYKESEEHKEIVLPT; encoded by the coding sequence ATGCTAACAGGTAAACAAAAACGTTTTCTAAGATCCAAAGCGCATCATCTTGATCCGATCTTCCAAATCGGAAAAAGTGGAATAAATGAAAATATGGTCAAACAAGTTAAAGAAGCTTTAGAGAGAAGAGAGCTTATTAAAGTCAGTATTTTACAAAATAATGGAGAGGATAAAAGAGTTGTTGCAGAAGAGTTAGCTCAAGAAACGGATGCTGAATTAGTGCAACTCATTGGGCTCACGATTGTTCTATACAAAGAATCAGAAGAACATAAAGAAATTGTCCTTCCAACATAA
- a CDS encoding nicotinate-nucleotide adenylyltransferase, which translates to MKKVGILGGTFDPPHLGHYIIAKEVLIQLQLDEIWFMPTYQPPHKENSNTSPDLRKQMVTIMANLDQRFRVESIELERKGISYSYETLTILRNQHPDIEFYFIIGGDMVDYLPKWYQIEELLEIVTFVGVKREGFPHTTTYPIMEVDVPFVDISSSMIRKRYQKGLDSSHFLPGLLGDFIKENQIYES; encoded by the coding sequence ATGAAAAAAGTAGGAATTTTAGGCGGCACTTTTGACCCACCTCATCTTGGACATTATATAATTGCTAAAGAAGTGCTTATTCAGCTTCAATTAGATGAGATTTGGTTTATGCCAACATATCAACCTCCGCATAAAGAAAATTCAAACACGAGTCCTGATCTTCGCAAGCAAATGGTTACCATAATGGCTAATCTTGATCAAAGATTTCGGGTGGAGTCTATTGAATTGGAAAGAAAAGGAATCTCCTATTCTTATGAAACGTTGACTATCCTTCGTAACCAACACCCAGATATTGAATTTTACTTTATTATTGGTGGAGATATGGTTGACTACTTGCCTAAATGGTATCAAATAGAGGAATTATTAGAAATAGTCACTTTTGTAGGTGTTAAAAGGGAGGGTTTCCCACATACAACTACTTATCCCATCATGGAAGTGGATGTTCCCTTTGTAGACATATCTTCGTCTATGATCCGTAAAAGATATCAAAAGGGACTGGACTCTTCTCATTTCTTACCTGGATTACTAGGAGATTTTATAAAGGAGAATCAGATTTATGAATCGTGA
- the yqeK gene encoding bis(5'-nucleosyl)-tetraphosphatase (symmetrical) YqeK, with translation MNREEALAIVKEKLKPERYDHTIRVLETALRLGEKMGIDLKKVELSAIFHDYAKYRPKEEMGRWILSEKTLSKDLLQYHHELWHAPVGAILVEREVGILDKDILMAIKSHTTGRVNMSDLEKIIFLADYIEPGRSFPGVDTVREVAQDNINLGCKLALSNTIIFLLSKNQKIYPDTFLAYNDFVTGGK, from the coding sequence ATGAATCGTGAGGAAGCTTTGGCTATTGTTAAAGAAAAACTAAAACCTGAACGGTATGATCATACTATTCGTGTTTTGGAAACCGCGCTTCGTCTTGGAGAAAAAATGGGAATAGATTTGAAAAAGGTCGAGCTTTCTGCAATTTTTCACGATTATGCAAAGTACAGACCGAAGGAAGAGATGGGCCGGTGGATTTTATCTGAGAAGACACTTTCAAAAGATTTGCTACAGTATCACCATGAATTATGGCATGCTCCCGTAGGAGCCATTTTAGTGGAAAGAGAAGTGGGGATTCTCGATAAGGATATTTTGATGGCTATTAAATCTCATACTACTGGAAGAGTCAATATGTCTGATTTAGAAAAAATTATTTTTCTTGCTGATTATATAGAGCCCGGAAGATCTTTTCCGGGCGTGGATACGGTAAGAGAGGTAGCTCAAGATAATATAAATTTAGGTTGTAAATTAGCTCTTTCTAATACCATTATTTTTTTACTATCAAAAAATCAAAAAATCTATCCGGATACGTTTTTAGCTTACAATGATTTTGTAACAGGAGGGAAATAG